The Actinomycetota bacterium region TGGCGTGAGCGACGTGGGGGAGGGGGTGCTGCGTGACAGGCGGCACATGTCGGAGGACGGCCTGGTGCTGATCGTGGTGCAGGTGGACGCCCACGACGGCACGATCGATGGCACCCCGGACATCGTCACCCGCGGGTTCGGCGGCGCGGAGGACGAGCAGCTGATCGACGCCATCCGCGACGCCGTGGCCGAGAGCATCGCGGAGTCGTCCGAGGAGCGCGTGCACGAGGTCGACGTGCTGCAGAAGCAGCTGCACGACGCCGTGGCCGCGCTGATCAACCGCAAGCTGCGCCAGCGGCCGGTGATCCTGCCCGTGGTGGTGGAGGTCTAGGCAGGAAGTACCGGTTACGGGGCCAACATGGTCCCGTATGCCCGCAACTGCCCCGAAGCCCCGCACCAAGACCCCTGCGCGCAGGGGGTCGACCACCCGCAGGAGCACGCCCCGCAAGCCTTCCGGGCGCGGCCGCGGCAGTGGCTACCGCGAGATCGCAGGCCTCGGGCTGATCGCCCTCGGGGTGTTCCTCGGCGCGGTGGTGTTCGCGTCCATCGGCGGCGGGGCCTCCGGCCGGTACCTCGAGGAGTTCATCCGCATGTTCGTGGGCCGCGGCGTGGGGCTGGCGCCGCTGGTGATGGTGGCCGTCGGCGTGCACCTGATCGTGCGCGTCCCGGTATTCGACGCCAGGCCGTTCCGCATCGGGGCGGGCCTGGTTGCCCTGGCAATCCTGCTGGGACTCGCGTCGGGCCTGTTCGGCGCAGGCATCGATACCGCGCAGGGCTGGTTCGACATGACCGAGATGCAGGCCACCGGCGGGGTGATTGGCGCCGGGTTGTGGTGGGCCACCGACAGCACCATCGGCGCCGTGGGGGCCAACATCCTCACGGTGCTCGGCATCGCGGCAGGAATGGTGCTGATGAGCGGTGCATCCCTCGGCGAGGCGCTTCGCGGGTCGGGTCGGGGCGTCGCCACTGCCGGCGCCGCCGTGGGGCGGGGGGTGGCGACGGCCACCAACACCGCCGTGCGCGGCAGCCGGCGTGCCGGCGACGAGGCCAAGGCCATCGCCCGCACCGTGGCGGCGCCCACCACGCGCCGCGATGCCGATGACCATCCCGTGGACGGAGCAGACCGCTACCCCGACATCTTCGCCGCGGGCGGCCATATGCCGCCGAGTCCGGCGCTGGCCGGCGCGGGCATCCCCGAGGACGACGACGAGCCCATGCCCTTCGGCGCCGATGAGGCGCATGACGTGTTCCACGACCCCATCGACGGGGACGGGGCCGACGGCGTGGGCAGCGATGTCTTCACCCCCGTCGAGCTCCCGATGGCGGACGCCCCGGACGACGCGCCCGGGCATCACGCTCCGGCGGCGGCAGCGGTGGGCGCCCACGAGGCGGACATCCACGGTGCGCCGGGCGCCTCGCCGCGCGGTGGCTGGAAGCGCCCGCCGAAGTCGTCGCTGAGGAAGTCGGCCGGGGTGTCGAAGATGCCGGCCGGCCAGGTGCGGGAGACGTCCCGTCGCCTCGTGGAGGCCCTCGCGGAGTTCGGCGTGCAGGCGGACATGGTCAACGCCGTGTCCGGGCCGCGCGTGACGCGCTACGAGCTGCGCCTTGCCCCGGGCACCAAGGTGTCGAAGGTGTCCAGCCTGCGCGACGACCTGGCCTACGCGCTCGCCGCCACCGACGAGCTGCGCATCCTCGCGCCCATACCGGGCAAGCAGGCGGTGGGCGTGGAGGTGCCCAACCCCGATGCCAGCGTGGTGACCCTGGGCGACATCTGGCGCGACTTCCCCGACGACACTGGCGCCCTCGCGGCGTGGCTCGGCCTCGACATCGGCGGCAAGGCCGTGTACCTCGATATCGCGCGCATGCCGCACATCCTGATCGCGGGATCCACCGGCACCGGCAAGAGCGTGTGCGTGAACGGCCTGCTGGCGTCGATCCTGTTGCGCGCCACGCCCGATCAGCTTCGCCTGGTGATGATCGACCCCAAGAAGGTGGAGCTGAACCACTACGAGGGCATCCCGCACCTGCTCACGCCCGTCGTGACCAACATGAAGAACGCCACGGCGGTGCTGGCCAACATCGTGCGCGAGATGGAGTCGCGCTACGAGGTGATGGGTGCCGCCCGCGCCCGCAACCTCAAGGACTGGAATGCCATCCGCCGCGAGCAGGGACTCAGCGAGGTGCCGCCGATCCTCGTAGTCATCGACGAGCTCGCCGACTTGATGATGGTGGCGCCGGGCGAGGTGGAGGACGCCATCATCCGCATCGCGCAGAAGGCGCGCGCGGTGGGCATCCACCTGCTGCTGGCCACCCAGCGCCCGTCGGTGGACGTGATCACCGGGATGATCAAGGCCAACGTGCCCTCCCGCATCGCCTTCGCGGTGTCCTCGCAGGTGGACTCCCGTGTGGTGCTCGACTCCGGCGGTGCCGAGAGCCTCCTCGGCAACGGCGACATGCTGTTTCGCCCGGTGGGCTCGTCGCGCCTCCAGCGCCTGCAGGGCGCATACGTGTCGGAGGAGGAGATCCTCGTGATCACCGACCACTGGCGCAGGCAGGGTGCGCCGGAGATCAGGGAGGACCTCATGGAGCGCCCCGACGTGGACGGGTCCGAGGTGGACGCCGGTGGCGACGAGATGCTGCGCAGGGCCGTGGACACCGTGGTGCAGCAGGGCACTGCATCGGTGTCGCTGCTGCAGAGGCGCCTCGGCGTGGGGTATGCACGTGCCGGTCGCCTGGTGGACTCCCTCGAACGGCTCGGGGTGATCTCGGGCCATGAGGGATCGAAGCCGCGCGCCGTGCTGATCGGCGAGGCGGATATCCCCCGGGTGCTCGGCATCGCCGCAGCGGACGCGGGCGTTTCAAGGGACGAATAGCCGCAGCGGCTGTCTCGGGGCCCCTCCGGGTCCCGGTCCATGCCGTGGTGCGCGCGGTGATACCTTCGCACTCTGTTCGAGATCGGAAACAGCCTTCGCGAGGCCCGCGTGCGGCAGGGCATCGACTACCCCACGGCCGAGGCGGGCACGCGCATCCGCACGCGCTACCTCAAGGCCATGGAGGACGAGCAGTTCGACCTGCTGCCCGACCCCTCGTACGTGCGTGGCTTCCTGCGCGCCTACTCGACATACCTCGCCATCGACCCGCAGTTGGTGATCGATGAGTATGACTCCCGGATGGGTGGCATCGGGCAGCCGATCGAGGATGCCCGCCGCAGGCGTCGCATGGCCGTGGACCGCCCGCGGCGCCGCGAGGCGCAGCTGCTGTGGCTGGCCATCGGCGGCGTCACCGGCATCGCCCTGCTGGCGTGGCTCGGCATCGGTGGCGAGTCGTCGTCCACCTCCACCGAGGCGGATCCCGGCGTGCCCATCACCACGCCGGCCGGCACCACGCCCGCCGAGGGGATCGACGTGTCGTTCATCGGCCGTGGTAACCGTGGCAGCTACCTCGAGGTGCGAAACGGCTCGGAGTCGGGGGAGACCCTCTACAGCGGCGTTCTGGTGCCCGGCGCCACGCGCGCGTTCTCGTTCCGCGACTCCGCGTGGGTCCGCATCGGCAAGCCCGACGCCGTGTCGGTCAGGGTCGGCGGCGAGCCGCTCGCGATATCCGGGGGAACGGGCACCTTCCTCATCACGCAGGCCGGGGCCCAGCGCCTGCCGGCGGGCTAGGCGGTGCGCGCCGCCCTGGTGGTGACCGGCACGGAGGTGCTGGAGGGGCGCGTGAGGGATGAGAACGGCGCGATGGTGGCGGCATCGCTGGCCGCCGCCGGAGTGGCGGTGCAGCGCATCACGGTGGTCGGCGACGGCATCGACGAGATCCTTTCCGCCGTTGCCGATGCGCTGGCGTCCGGCGTGGAGCTGGTGGTGACCACCGGCGGACTCGGGCCCACCCACGACGATCGCACGATGGATGCCGTGGCCCTGGCCGCCGGGGCAGACATGGCAATCGATCAGCGGGCGCTCGAGATGGTGCGCGCGGCCATCGCGAAGGTCCCTGCCCGGGCCTCCGAGGAGGTGCGCGAGCGGGGGGCACGCAAGCAGGCAACCCTGCCCGTCGGTGCCGTGGCGCTGCCGCCCCCGGGAACGGCGCCCGGGGCCGTGCTGCCCGTGGGGGATACCGTGGTGGTGGTGCTGCCGGGTCCGCCGTGGGAGTGCGCGGCAGCGTGGGAGTCCGCCCTGGCCGTTCCCGGGGTGGCGGCCATCGTCGGCGGCGGGGCAGGCGCCGCGCCCCTCGGGCTGCGGCTGGCCGGAGTGGTGGAGTCGGAGTTCATGCAGGCCATTGACGCGTGTGATCCGGAGGGCGATGGTCTCGTGGTGGGGGTGTGCGCGAGCGCCGGGGAGCTCGAGGTAACCGTGCGGCCGCCGGGTGCCGCGGCCGATGCCTTCGTGGAGTTCCTCGAACGGGAATTCCCCGCCGCGATCTTCTCGCGCGACGGGTCGACGGTGGAGCAGGTGATCGGGGCCCTGCTCGAGCAACGCGGGCAGGTGCTCGGCACGGCGGAGTCCTGCACCGGCGGCCTGATCGGCGCGCGCATCACCGCGGTGCCCGGGTCGAGCGGCTGGTATGCGGGCGGGGTGGTGTCGTACTCGAACGAGGTGAAGGAGCAGGCGCTCGGGGTGCCCGCGGCGATGATCGACCGCCATGGCGCGGTGTCGGCCCAGGTGGCAGGGGCCATGGCCCGGGGAGCGATGGAGCACATCGGCTGCCAGTGGGCCATCGCAGTGACAGGGGTCGCGGGGCCGGGTGGCGGCACCGAGGAGAAGCCCGTGGGCCTGGTGTACGTGGCCGTGGCCGGGCCCGAGGGTGTGCAGGTGCGTGAGCTTCACCTGCACGGCGACCGCGACCGCATCCGCATGCGGTCGTCCACCATCGCGCTCCATCTGCTGAGGGCTTCCCTGCAGGGCTGATGGCACCACCGCAGGCCATGGGGTCTGGATGATCCCCCACGCGTCCCGTGCGGACCCCACGCCCGGATGCACAAGCCGTCACACCTGCGCCGAGCATATGTCACGCACGCGCGCCCGGGGGGCCTCTCGCGGGGATAGGTTCCCGGGGGAGGAACATCCGGACCATGTGCGAACATATGTTCCATATCGCCGGACCAGCGCCTAAACTCGGTTCGGACGCACAGGGATACGAGGGGGAGACGGTGGACAAGAGCGAGGCGCTTGGATCGGCGGTTGCGCAGATCGAGAAGCAGTTCGGCAAGGGCGCGATCATGCGGATGGGGGACATGCCCCTGGCCGACATCGACTACGTGCCCACCGGCGCGCTGCCGCTGGACATCGCGCTCGGCATCGGCGGGCTTCCGCGTGGCCGCATCGTCGAGATATTCGGCCCGGAGGCGTCGGGCAAGACCACCCTGCTCTACCACGTCATGGCGCAGGCGCAGAAGCGCGGGGGCCTGGCGGCGTTCATCGACGCCGAGCACTCGCTCGACCCCGCCTACGCGCGTCGCATCGGCGTCAACACCGACGAGTTGCTGGTATCGCAGCCCGATCACGGTGAGCAGGCCCTCGAGATCGCCGACCTGCTCGTCAGGTCCGGTTCGCTCGACATCGTGGCCATCGACTCGGTCGCCGCGCTCGTGCCCAAGGCCGAGATCGAGGGTGAGATGGGCGACACCCACGTGGGCCTCCAGGCCCGCCTCATGTCGCAGGCGCTCCGCAAGCTGGCCGGCACGCTCAACCGGGCCGGCACCATCTGCGTGTTCACCAACCAGCTGCGCGAGAAGATCGGCGTCATGTTCGGATCGCCCGAGACCACCCCGGGCGGGCGCGCGCTCAAGTTCTACTCGTCGGTGCGCCTCGACGTGCGCCGCATCGAGAACCTCAAGGAGGGCGCCGAGGTCATCGGCAGCCGTGCCCGCGTGAAGGTGGTGAAGAACAAGGTGGCACCGCCGTTCCGTCAGGCCGAGTTCGACATCCTCTACGGCGAGGGCGTCTCGCGCGAGGGGTCGCTGCTCGACCTCGGCATCGAGTACGACATCGTCACCAAGAGCGGCGCGTACTTCTCGTTCGGGGACGACCGCCTGGGCCAGGGCCGCAACGCCGCCCGGGCGTTCCTCATCGAGCACACCGACATCGCAGATGAGATCGAGGGGCGCATTCGCGAGGCGTCGGGCATCAGCGCGGCGCCCGCCCTCGCGGTGGATCCCGAGACCGGTGAGGTGCTTGAGGTGGTTCCCGTGGCCGAGGCCACGGATTCCCCGAATACCGCGGATGCCGCACGGTCCGCCGACCCCGCAGGGGCCGCTGATGGCGCCGAGGGCGACGGGGCGGAGGTCAAGGCCGCCTGAGGCCGCCCGGCGCGTGGCGCCGTGCGCACGGCGTACCGGGGACATCGGCGGGGCTCGGGCTAGCATCCGTGCGATGCCGCGGTACCACCTCACCACCCTCGGGTGCCAGATGAATGCTCACGACTCCGAGCGCATGCGCGGGTTGCTCACAGGGCTCGGGTACGACGAGGCACCGCGTCGCGATGATGCGGACCTCATCGTGTTCAACACCTGCACGATCCGCGGTTCAGCGGACGAGCGGTTCATGGGCAACCTCGGCGAGGCACGGCGTATCAAGCGCGAGCGCCCCGACGTGGTGGTGGCGGTCGGGGGGTGCTGGGCACAGAGCCAGAAGGAGGATGTCTTCCGCGACTTCCCCTTCGTGGACATCGCCTTTGGGCCGGGCGAGGTCAACCGGCTCGGCGAGCTCCTCGCCCGCGAGCGCATCCAGGCCGTGGGGGCCTTCACCTTCGACGGGCGCTTCAGCGGCGACCTGCCGTCGCTGCGCGAGCGCGCCCATCAGGCATGGGTGCAGATCTCTGTCGGCTGCAACTGCGTGTGCTCGTACTGCATCGTGCCGTCGGTGCGCGGGCGCGAGAGCAGCCGCCCGTGGCGCGTCGTGGTCGACGAGGTCACGGCGCAGGCCGCGGACGGCGTGGTGGAGGTGACGCTGCTCGGGCAGAACGTCAACTCCTATGGCCGGGATCTTCCCGCCGGTGAGCGCATTAGCTTCGCCGAGCTCCTCGTCGCGGTGGCCGGGGTGCCGGGCATCGAGCGGGTGCGATACACCAGTCCGCATCCGAAGGACATTCGCGAGGACGTCATCGCCGTGCATCGCGAGGTGCCCGAGGTGTGCCGGCACATCCACCTGCCGGCCCAGTCAGGGTCAACACGCGTGCTCAAGGCCATGCGTCGCACCTACGACCGGCAGCGGTACCTCGATCTCGTGAAGCGCATCCGCGAAGCGGTGCCGGACATCTCCCTCACCACCGACCTCATCGTCGGCTTCCCCGGCGAGGGGCATGACGACTTCGCCGATACCGTGTCGCTGGTCGGCGAGGTGGGCTACGACGGCGCCTATACCTTCGTCTATTCGCCCCGGCCCGGCACCGAGGCCGGCGAGCACATGGACGACGACGTTCCGCCCGAGGTGAAGTCCGAGCGCATCAGCGCGCTTGTCGATGCCGTGCAGCACACCGCGAGGCAGCGCCTGGCGCGGCATGTGGGCAGCGTGCAGGAGGTCCTCGTGGAGGGCCCCTCGCGCACCGACCCGTCGCGGCTGAGCGGGCGCACCACGCACAATGTCACCGTCAACTTCACCGGCGATGCTCCGGCGGGCTCCACCGTGCCGGTGCTCATCGACGGTTCGACCTCCACCACCCTGGCGGGCGGAGTGGCCCGCGTGCCCGAGTCCGTCGGCGCCGCCTGACCGAGCCGCCGCAGGTGCTGGCCCTCTTCGGGCCGACCGCGAGCGGGAAGAGCGCCGTGGCGCACGCCCTCGCCCTGGCCCTCGGCGGTGAGGTCATCGTGGCCGACCCGTTCCAGCGCTATCGGGGTCTTGAGATCGCGGCCGACTCCCCCCGCCACGCCCAGCGCCGCGAGGTGCCCTACCACCTCGTGGGCGACCTGGCGCTCACCGACGACTCCACGGCCGGGGAATATGCCTCGGGGGCGCACGAGGCCATCGACGGCGTCCTCGCGCGCGGTCGCGTGCCGATCGTCGCAGGCGGGACGGGCCTGTACCTGCGGGCGGCGCTCTGCGACCTCGACATGCGTCCCGCGCCGGCACCCGAGGTGCGCGCATGGGCCGAGGGCCTTGCCGCAGACCCTGCGGTTGCCCTCGCGGAGCTCGAGGATCGCGACCCCTCGGCGGCGGCGTTCGTCGACCCATCGAACCCCCGGCGACTTGCCCGGGCGCTGGAGCGCGCCGCCGCGGGTGACCCCGGTCCCGGCATGGACATCTGGGCCGCGCCATACCGCCGGCCCGTGCTGCTGGTGTTCACCGACCGGCCACGCGATGTCATCACGCGTCTGATCGCCGAGCGAGTGCGCCGGGAGCTCGATGAGGGCCTGCAGGCCGAGCTCGTGGCCGCCCTCACCACCGAGGGCCTGGCGCGGGGACCTGGGCAGGTGATCGGCATGTCCGAGGTTCGGGCGATCGGGGCAGGGGAGATGCCGCCTGAGGCCCTGGAAGAAGCCCTGTGCGTCCGCACGCGGCGGCTCGCCCGCATGCAGCGCACGTGGATGCGCCGCATGCAGCCCGACCACGTGATCGACCTGGGCGACGCCCCGGCCGGGGACGCCGCGCCCGAGATCGCCGCGCTCTGGCGGCGGCAGCGGGATGGCGTCGTCTAGCCTGCCGCCTCGTGGCCGACGGAATCCCCTTTGAGAAGTGGCAGGGCCTCGGGAACCACTACGTGGTGACCGAATCGTCCGCGTGGCCGTTCCCGATCACGCCCGACCGCGCGCGCCTCGTGTGCGACCCCAACTTCGGCGTGGGGTCCGACGGCATCCTCGAGGTGGTGATGTCGGGCGTGATCCCCGAGATGCGCGTTTGGAACCCGGATGGCAGCATGGCTGAGAACTGCGGCAATGGCATCCGCATGGTTGCGAGGTACCTGCATGCGGCGGGCGCGCTCCCTGCAGACGGCCGGGTGCTGACCGGAGCCGGCGAGGTGACGGTGGCGGTGGATGGGTCGGTGGTGTCGGTGGACATGGGCGTGGCATCGTTCCCTTCGGGCGAGCGCGAGGAGGCGCTTGCCACCGGCGCGGGCGACGTGCAGGTGGCCGAGGTGTCCATGGGCAACCCGCATGCGGTGATCTGTCACGACGACCCCGACTCGGTGGTGGCGCTGCTGGGGCCCCTCATCGAGACGGCCGACCGGTTCCCCGATCGCACCAACGTGGAGTTCATCCGCCACGACGGGCCATCGGAGATCACCATGCGGGTGTGGGAGCGCGGTGCCGGTGTGACCATGGCGTGCGGCACCGGGGCGTGCGCGGCTGCGGTGGCCGGGGTGCGGCTGGACGGCATGGAGAGCCCGGTGACGGTGCATCTTTCCGGTGGCGACCTCACCATCGCGGTGGATGACGACCTTCGCGTGACCATGATCGGTCCCGCCGACCCCATCTACTCGGGCCGCATGTCGGCCGCATTGATGTCACGACTGGAGGCCATGTGAGCACCCGACCCGTCGGCGCGAAGCGCCTTGGGCTTCTGCCCCCGTACCTGTTCGCCGAGATCGAGCGCAAGATCGCGGCGAAGAAGGCTGAGGGGGTGGACGTGATCTCGTTGGGAATCGGCGATCCGGACACGCCGACGCCCGATCTCATCGTGCGCCGCATGCAGGATTCCGTGGCGGACCCCGGCACCCATCAGTACCCGTCGAACCGCGGTCGCGAGGGCTTCCGCGATGCAGTGGCGGGGTTCTACTCGCGAAGGTTCGGGGTGTCGCTCGACCCGGACACCGAGATCATCCCGGCCCTGGGGGCCAAGGAGGCCATTGCCAACGTCAACCTGGCCCTGCTCGACCCGGGTGATGCGGCGCTGGCCGGCGACCCGGGATACCCGGTATACACCATGGGGCCACTGCTGGTGGGCGCCGAGCCGGTGCCGATGCCGCTCGTGCCCGAGCTGGGGTTCCAGCCCGACTTCGGCGCCATCCCTGCGAACGTGCTGGACCAGGCCCGCATCATGTACCTCAACTATCCGAACAACCCCACCGGCGCGGTGGTGGAGGATGGCCTCTTCGACCGGGCCGTCGCCCTCGCCCGCGCGCACGACATCATCGTGGTGCACGACAACGCGTACTCGGAGATCACCTACGACGGCTACGTGGCACCGTCGTTCCTCGCCACCCCGGGTGCCAAGGACGTCGGCATCGAGGTGTTCTCGCTGTCGAAGACCTACAACATGACCGGTTGGCGCAGCGGCGCGGTGGTGGGCAACCCCGACGTGCTGGCGGCCTACTGGCAGCTCAAGACCAACCTCGACTCCGGCATGTTCGACGCCGTGCAGGAGGCCAGCATCGCGGCGTTGGACTCCGACCAGGCATCCGTGCGTGCGATGTGCGAGGTCTATCGGCGCCGCAGGGATATCCTGGCGGACGCCCTGCGCGCGATCGGCCTCGAGTTCACCCCGCCCAAGGGCGCCATCTACGTGTGGGCCCGCGTGCCCGAGGGCGAGACATCCGCCTCGTTCACCGAGAAGGTGCTTGAGGATGCCGCCGTGGTCATCTCGCCGGGCTCGGCCTACGGGCCCAGTGGCGAGGGCTTCGTGCGCATGAGCCTCACCGTCCCCGACGACCGCCTCAGGGAGGCGGCGGAGCGCATCGCAAGTCTCGTCAGCGCCTGACATCCCTTTCCAGCGCCTGAGCCCGGCTGCGGTGCTGCCGGCACGAGCTCACCCTGGCGACGCCGGCCTCGATCTCGTGGCAGTGGAGGACCTCATCCTCGGCCCGGGGGAGCGCGCTGCCGTGCCCACGGGCTGGGCGGTGGCGATCCCCGAGGGCATGGCGGGGCTCGTGGTGCCGAGATCGGGAAACGCGCTGCGCCACGGCCTCACCGTGGCCAACGCGCCGGGGGTGATCGACGCCGGCTATCGCGGCGAACTGAAGGTGATACTGGTCAACCTCGGGGCCGAGCCATTCGCGATCGCGGCCGGTGACCGCATCGCGCAGTTGGTGGTGACCCCGGCGTCACTGGCCTTTGCCGCCGAGGTGGTGGCCCTGCCCGCATCCGATGGACGCGGGCAGGCCGGCCTCGGGTCCACCGGCCGTGGCGGCCCGGGGCGGGGGATACCGCTCGCCTAGGCCTGGCGCCCGATAAGGCGCTCGGAGCGCTCGCCCAGGGCCCGGCCACGTGCCACCGACCGCGCGGCGTCCTCGAGTGAATCATCGAGGGGCTCCAGTGCCTCCTCGCGCCCCGTGCGGTGCGCCAGCGCCCAGCGCAGCAGGGTGTCGGCGACCCACGGGTTCCTCGGCAGCACGGGGCCGTGCAGGTAGGTGCCGATGGCCCTGAGGTGAACCACGCCCTCCATGCCGCTCACGCCATCGTTGCCATGGCCGGCCATCACGGTGCCGAAGGGAGTCGCGCCCGGTCCCAGGTGCGTGCGCCCGGCGTGGTTCTCGAACCCCGCCACCTCTCGCGCCTGGTCGCCGAGCGTTGCCTTGATCAGCACGTCTCCGATGAGGCGCGTCTCGCCGGCCACGGTCTCGGCGTCGACGACCCCGATGCCGGGCATCGCCGCGCCATCCACCCCTACGTAGCCGCGCCCCACCAGCTGGTACCCGCCGCACACGGCCAGCAGGGCCGCGCCGTCCTCCACCGCCGACCGCAGGGCCGCGCCCTTCGTGCGCGCCATGTCCTCGGCCACCAGCGCCTGGTCGCGGTCCTGGCCGCCCCCCAGGTAGTACAGGTCATGCGCGCCGGGTGAGATCGGCCCACCGATGCCGGCCTCGGTCACGTCAAGCCGCAGTCCGCGCCACTCCAACCGGCGGCGGAGCACGGCGATGTTGCCGCGGTCGGCGTAGATGTTCATCTGCGCGGGATAGAGATGGCACAGGCGCACCACGTCCGATGGGTCGCTCACGCTGACTCCTTCGTTAGCCGCCACACGTGGCGCTCGGCATCCGGCCCGAGCGGCTCCCCGCGGAACCCGCCCGCCACCGACACCACTGCGAGGCCGGCGGCCTCTGCCAGCGGGGGGATCTCCTCGGGGTCGTAGAGATGCAGCCGGTGCGCGCGCTCCACGGCCGATCGCGTGCCATCGGGCCGGATGCGCTCGATCAGCAGGCGCA contains the following coding sequences:
- a CDS encoding DNA translocase FtsK, which produces MPATAPKPRTKTPARRGSTTRRSTPRKPSGRGRGSGYREIAGLGLIALGVFLGAVVFASIGGGASGRYLEEFIRMFVGRGVGLAPLVMVAVGVHLIVRVPVFDARPFRIGAGLVALAILLGLASGLFGAGIDTAQGWFDMTEMQATGGVIGAGLWWATDSTIGAVGANILTVLGIAAGMVLMSGASLGEALRGSGRGVATAGAAVGRGVATATNTAVRGSRRAGDEAKAIARTVAAPTTRRDADDHPVDGADRYPDIFAAGGHMPPSPALAGAGIPEDDDEPMPFGADEAHDVFHDPIDGDGADGVGSDVFTPVELPMADAPDDAPGHHAPAAAAVGAHEADIHGAPGASPRGGWKRPPKSSLRKSAGVSKMPAGQVRETSRRLVEALAEFGVQADMVNAVSGPRVTRYELRLAPGTKVSKVSSLRDDLAYALAATDELRILAPIPGKQAVGVEVPNPDASVVTLGDIWRDFPDDTGALAAWLGLDIGGKAVYLDIARMPHILIAGSTGTGKSVCVNGLLASILLRATPDQLRLVMIDPKKVELNHYEGIPHLLTPVVTNMKNATAVLANIVREMESRYEVMGAARARNLKDWNAIRREQGLSEVPPILVVIDELADLMMVAPGEVEDAIIRIAQKARAVGIHLLLATQRPSVDVITGMIKANVPSRIAFAVSSQVDSRVVLDSGGAESLLGNGDMLFRPVGSSRLQRLQGAYVSEEEILVITDHWRRQGAPEIREDLMERPDVDGSEVDAGGDEMLRRAVDTVVQQGTASVSLLQRRLGVGYARAGRLVDSLERLGVISGHEGSKPRAVLIGEADIPRVLGIAAADAGVSRDE
- a CDS encoding DUF4115 domain-containing protein; the protein is MRQGIDYPTAEAGTRIRTRYLKAMEDEQFDLLPDPSYVRGFLRAYSTYLAIDPQLVIDEYDSRMGGIGQPIEDARRRRRMAVDRPRRREAQLLWLAIGGVTGIALLAWLGIGGESSSTSTEADPGVPITTPAGTTPAEGIDVSFIGRGNRGSYLEVRNGSESGETLYSGVLVPGATRAFSFRDSAWVRIGKPDAVSVRVGGEPLAISGGTGTFLITQAGAQRLPAG
- a CDS encoding nicotinamide-nucleotide amidohydrolase family protein is translated as MRAALVVTGTEVLEGRVRDENGAMVAASLAAAGVAVQRITVVGDGIDEILSAVADALASGVELVVTTGGLGPTHDDRTMDAVALAAGADMAIDQRALEMVRAAIAKVPARASEEVRERGARKQATLPVGAVALPPPGTAPGAVLPVGDTVVVVLPGPPWECAAAWESALAVPGVAAIVGGGAGAAPLGLRLAGVVESEFMQAIDACDPEGDGLVVGVCASAGELEVTVRPPGAAADAFVEFLEREFPAAIFSRDGSTVEQVIGALLEQRGQVLGTAESCTGGLIGARITAVPGSSGWYAGGVVSYSNEVKEQALGVPAAMIDRHGAVSAQVAGAMARGAMEHIGCQWAIAVTGVAGPGGGTEEKPVGLVYVAVAGPEGVQVRELHLHGDRDRIRMRSSTIALHLLRASLQG
- the recA gene encoding recombinase RecA, with protein sequence MFHIAGPAPKLGSDAQGYEGETVDKSEALGSAVAQIEKQFGKGAIMRMGDMPLADIDYVPTGALPLDIALGIGGLPRGRIVEIFGPEASGKTTLLYHVMAQAQKRGGLAAFIDAEHSLDPAYARRIGVNTDELLVSQPDHGEQALEIADLLVRSGSLDIVAIDSVAALVPKAEIEGEMGDTHVGLQARLMSQALRKLAGTLNRAGTICVFTNQLREKIGVMFGSPETTPGGRALKFYSSVRLDVRRIENLKEGAEVIGSRARVKVVKNKVAPPFRQAEFDILYGEGVSREGSLLDLGIEYDIVTKSGAYFSFGDDRLGQGRNAARAFLIEHTDIADEIEGRIREASGISAAPALAVDPETGEVLEVVPVAEATDSPNTADAARSADPAGAADGAEGDGAEVKAA
- the miaB gene encoding tRNA (N6-isopentenyl adenosine(37)-C2)-methylthiotransferase MiaB, which encodes MPRYHLTTLGCQMNAHDSERMRGLLTGLGYDEAPRRDDADLIVFNTCTIRGSADERFMGNLGEARRIKRERPDVVVAVGGCWAQSQKEDVFRDFPFVDIAFGPGEVNRLGELLARERIQAVGAFTFDGRFSGDLPSLRERAHQAWVQISVGCNCVCSYCIVPSVRGRESSRPWRVVVDEVTAQAADGVVEVTLLGQNVNSYGRDLPAGERISFAELLVAVAGVPGIERVRYTSPHPKDIREDVIAVHREVPEVCRHIHLPAQSGSTRVLKAMRRTYDRQRYLDLVKRIREAVPDISLTTDLIVGFPGEGHDDFADTVSLVGEVGYDGAYTFVYSPRPGTEAGEHMDDDVPPEVKSERISALVDAVQHTARQRLARHVGSVQEVLVEGPSRTDPSRLSGRTTHNVTVNFTGDAPAGSTVPVLIDGSTSTTLAGGVARVPESVGAA
- a CDS encoding tRNA (adenosine(37)-N6)-dimethylallyltransferase MiaA gives rise to the protein MTEPPQVLALFGPTASGKSAVAHALALALGGEVIVADPFQRYRGLEIAADSPRHAQRREVPYHLVGDLALTDDSTAGEYASGAHEAIDGVLARGRVPIVAGGTGLYLRAALCDLDMRPAPAPEVRAWAEGLAADPAVALAELEDRDPSAAAFVDPSNPRRLARALERAAAGDPGPGMDIWAAPYRRPVLLVFTDRPRDVITRLIAERVRRELDEGLQAELVAALTTEGLARGPGQVIGMSEVRAIGAGEMPPEALEEALCVRTRRLARMQRTWMRRMQPDHVIDLGDAPAGDAAPEIAALWRRQRDGVV
- the dapF gene encoding diaminopimelate epimerase, with the protein product MDAPHAARPRDRPGRRPGRGRRARDRRALAAAAGWRRLACRLVADGIPFEKWQGLGNHYVVTESSAWPFPITPDRARLVCDPNFGVGSDGILEVVMSGVIPEMRVWNPDGSMAENCGNGIRMVARYLHAAGALPADGRVLTGAGEVTVAVDGSVVSVDMGVASFPSGEREEALATGAGDVQVAEVSMGNPHAVICHDDPDSVVALLGPLIETADRFPDRTNVEFIRHDGPSEITMRVWERGAGVTMACGTGACAAAVAGVRLDGMESPVTVHLSGGDLTIAVDDDLRVTMIGPADPIYSGRMSAALMSRLEAM
- a CDS encoding aminotransferase class I/II-fold pyridoxal phosphate-dependent enzyme; translation: MSTRPVGAKRLGLLPPYLFAEIERKIAAKKAEGVDVISLGIGDPDTPTPDLIVRRMQDSVADPGTHQYPSNRGREGFRDAVAGFYSRRFGVSLDPDTEIIPALGAKEAIANVNLALLDPGDAALAGDPGYPVYTMGPLLVGAEPVPMPLVPELGFQPDFGAIPANVLDQARIMYLNYPNNPTGAVVEDGLFDRAVALARAHDIIVVHDNAYSEITYDGYVAPSFLATPGAKDVGIEVFSLSKTYNMTGWRSGAVVGNPDVLAAYWQLKTNLDSGMFDAVQEASIAALDSDQASVRAMCEVYRRRRDILADALRAIGLEFTPPKGAIYVWARVPEGETSASFTEKVLEDAAVVISPGSAYGPSGEGFVRMSLTVPDDRLREAAERIASLVSA